The following nucleotide sequence is from Nesterenkonia xinjiangensis.
GGCGGTCAAGGAGGCGATCAGGCTGGGCAGCCAGCCGTTGGCCCCGATCATGCGCCCCTACGGCGGGATGCCCGCAGAGCCCGGGATGTTCGCGATGTCTTGGCTGGACCATCGCAGGCTGCCCATCGCCGTCGACGACGCCCTGCGCCCACAGCATGTCAGCGCGGTCATCCGCACCGACGGCGTGATGATCTGGTTCGTGATCAACGAGACCGGGCTGCATCTGCGCTGCCGCTACCCTGACACCCCCGAGGCCCGCATCACGATGGCGCACTGGCTCGACGCCGTCGTCGAGAGACTGCGCAGACCCGTCCACGACGACCCCACGGAGACCACCTGATGCACTCCCCCATTCCGGACTACCTGCTCGAGGTGCTGGAGTCCTGCGCCCAGGACCGCTCCGGGGAACTGGCCGACTACATCCCGGAACTGGCCTCCGCCGACGCGGACCGGCATGCCCTCGCGCTGGGCACCACCGACGGCGTCTCCTACTCCGCCGGGGACGCGGAGGCGCAGTTCACCATCCAGTCGGTCTCCAAGCCCTTCGTCTATGCTCTGGCCATCGACGACATCGGCCTGGAGGCGGTCCGCGCACGTGTCGGCGTCGAACCCTCGGGAGAGGCGTTCAACGAGCTCTCCCTGGAGGGCGGCACCGGGCGTCCGCTGAACCCGATGATCAACGCCGGAGCGATCGCCACCCACCAGCTGGTGAGCACCGAGGGCTGTGAGCCGCTCGACGACGGCGCTCCGGAGCGCCTCGCCCGCACAGAGTCGGTGCGTGCCCGCACCGGGCGGGTGCTCGCCGGGCTCTCGGCCTTCGCCGGCCGGGAGCTGCACATCGACTACTCGGTCGCGGAGTCGGAGTTCGAGGAGAGCTACCGCAACCGGGCGATCGCAAACATGCTGCGCACCCACGACATCATCGGCGGCGAGCCCACCGAAGCGGTGCGCGGCTACATCGACCAGTGCGCGGTGCTGGTGACCGTCCGGGACCTGGCCCTGATGGCCGCGACCCTGGCCGGCGGCGGCGTGCACCCGGTGACCGGGACTCAGGTGGTCTCAGCCGCCGCCGCACGGCAGACGCTCTCGGTGATGGCCACCTGTGGGATGTACGACGGGTCCGGCCGCTGGCTGGCTCGAATCGGCATCCCCGCGAAGTCCGGGGTCTCCGGTGCGATCATCGGGGTGCTTCCCGGACAGGTGGGGATCGCCAGCTTCGCACCTCGCCTGGACAGCGAGGGCAACAGCGTCCAAGGCGTGGAGATGTTCGAGCGGCTCTCCCAGGACATGGGCCTGCACCTGATGAGCGCCGAGCAGCCTGCCGCGGCGGCGGTGCGCGGCATCACGCGCGAGGAGGGTCCCGCCGGAGCTGCGACCACCAGGGTCGCCCTGCAGGGAGCGCTGCGCTTCACCGGGGCGGAGCGCGTGCTGCGCGAAGTCGTCGCCGTCGATGCCGATCACGGACTGGCCGAGACCGTGGTGCTGGACCTGACCCAGGTGCAGGGGCTCTCCTCCACCGCCGTGCGCATGCTGCGCGAGCTCATCCGGCGCCTGGAGCTCGACGGGCACACGGTGCCGCTGGAGGACCCCGGCGGCCTGCTCGAGGACCGCTGATAGCGCGCTGAGGCGGCTCAGCTCTCCGCGGCCTCCGCGCTCTTCTTCCTCCCACCGGGGATCGGGTCGCCGCCCGCAGCCCGGCGGCGGACCAGCGACCCATGCGTGGGCGGCTCCGGGGTCCCCTCCGGGGCCCGAGCGGCGACCTCCTGGCGCAGCACCGGCACGACCTCCTCGCCGAGCAGCTCGACCTGCTCCAGCACGGTCTCCAGCGGCAGGCCGGCGTGGTCGATGAGGAACAGCTGGCGCTGATAGTCACCGGCGTACTCGCGGAAGCTGAGGGTCTTCTCGATGACCTGCTCCGGGCTGCCCACAGTCAACGGCGTCATCTCGGTGAACTCCTCCAGAGACGGACCCCCGCCGTAGACCGGCGCGTGGTCGAAGTAGGGGCGGAACTCACGCACGGCGTCCTGGGAGTTCCTGCGCATGAAGACCTGCCCGCCCAGACCCACGATGGCCTGCTCGGCGGTGCCGTGGCCGTAGTGCTCGTAGCGCTCCCGGTAGAGGTCCACCATGCGGCCGGTGTGCTCCTTGTTCCAGAAGATGTTGTTGTGGAAGAAGCCGTCACCGTAGTAGGCCGCCTGCTCGGCGATCTCCGGGCTGCGGATGGACCCGTGCCAGACGAACGGGGCGACGTCGTCGAGCGGCCGCGGCGTGGAGGTGAAGTTCTGCAGCGGGGTGCGGTAGCGGCCCTGCCAGTCGACCTCGGTCTCGCGCCAGAGCTGGTGCAGCAGCGCGTAGTTCTCCACGGCCAGCGGGATCCCGGAGCGGATGTCCTTGCCGAACCACGGGTAGACGGGGCCGGTGTTCCCGCGTCCCAGGGTGAGATCCACCCGACCTTCGGCGAGGTGCTGCACATAGGCGTAGTCCTCGGCCAGACGCACCGGGTCCGTGGTGGTGATCAGGGTGGTGGCGGTGGAGAGCAGGATGTGATCGGTCTGCGCGGCGAGGTGCCCCATGAGGATGGGCGGATTCGCGGGGGCGACGAACGGCGGGTTGTGGTGCTGTCCGATGGCGAAGACGTCGAGGCCCACCTCTTCAGCCTTTCTGGCGATCTCCACTGTGGCTCTGATGCGCTCGTGCTCGGTGGGGGTGCGGCCGGTGGTGGGGTCGGGCGTGACGTCACCGATGCTGAATATGCCGAACTGCATGTCCGCTCCTTGGAGTCTGAGGCACTGCTGCCGCGGAAGATGGGGAGAGAACGTCACCCATCATTTCAAAATTGAATCACTTGCGCCGAGTGCAACTGCTCGAGCCTCCACGCTATTCCACACTGCCCGGGGCGGGGCACCCTGGCCTGACCAGCCGAGCCGTCGGCAGGGCCGGCGACCCGCTCATCTGTGAGGAGATGATCGGCAGACGTCCCTGACCTGCGGCGACATGGAGCAGCCCTCTCGCGGCGTCGATCCTGCTGTGGAGATCCTGTGGATAACTGTGGGCGACACCCGCTATACACCCTGGAGCAGACCCGCGGCAAGCCTTGGATCAGCCCAAGAGATCGCTCTCGAAAAAAGTTGAATCCACAGGTGTGTCGCTACATCGCTCCAGGTCCAAGCGCTTTTGCTGAGGGTTGTGGATAACTATCCACAGGGTTTCCCCCAGATTGTGCACAGGACACGCCGCGCACTCCACATGTTATCCACAGCCCGAGCGGTCGGGGGTATTGCTACTCGCCGGAAGTCACCATATGGTGTGAGGCGTCCCCCACTCGCCGGGCGGGTATTGGCTGGCATCGCCTGCGCACATCCGTCCACCTGCTGATGGGCCGAACTGATCGGATTCGAGCATCGGGCCGGGAGGAGCTTCGCGGTCGGCTCGGGTTCACCACAGCCCGGACAATCAGCATCGGGTCCGCCTCACACGCGGATCCGGAGATGACGGCAGCATCGTCATCAGGCGAGTGAGTGACGGCGGTCGCCTGCGGGCGACCTGCGGCATGCAGCTCGACGACGACGGCGGATCCCCGCCGACGTCTCGATGCGTCCGTCCGGGGATCGGGCGAGAACTGCATCGGATCGCCGGGAGACCGGCGCAGGGAAGGGAATCACGGCACTGAGGCCGGGAGACCTGCTGGACGGCCCGCCTCGCGGGGCCGGACGGCGCTGGGGACCGGTCTTGTCGTCGTCGTGATTCTGCCGTTCCCCGGCGATCCGATCAGCACGTCGCCGCTCGGCTCGGCCATGTCTCGCCCCCGAGGCCCGGAACCCCCTGCAGATCTCGGTGCCCCGTCACTCAGCATGGGGCTCGCCGTGCACGGCACACCAGGGCCGCTGCCGGCCACCACGCGCCCTCCCCTCAGCGAGAGCTTTCCCCAGACCTCGGACATGCAAGAGGGCCCCGGGAGATCTCTCTCCCGGGGCCCTCTCACTGTCTTGTGCCGAAGAGCTGGGCCCGTCGGCGATCGACGTCGGCAGGGCAGCTCAGTGGATGAGGCCCGGCTGCGCCGATGCGCGAGTCACTTTCCTGCGACGACCTGCAGGTCGATCGAGGCGGTGACGTCAGAGTGCAGCTTCACCGTGGCAGCGTAGCTGCCGACGGCCTTGATCCGCTCGGGGATCTCGACGGTGCGCTTGTCGATGGAGCCCAGACCGGCGGCCTCGACGGCCTCTGCGATCTGTGCGGCGCCGACGGTGCCGAACAGGCGACCGGACTCGCCGGTCTTCACGCTGACCTTCACCGGCTGCGACTGCAGCTTCTCGGCGACGGCCTGCGCCTCCTCGACAGTGGCGATCTCACGAGACTTCCGTGCTGCGCGGATGCGCTCCACGTCCTTCTCGCCACCCTTGGTCCACGCCAGGGCGTAGCCGCGCGGAAGCAGGTAGTTGCGCGCGTAGCCGTCCTTGACGTCGACGATGTCGCCCGCAGCACCCAGACCGGACACTTCCTGAGTCAGGATGAGCTTTGCCATAGATGAGTTCCTTTCCTTCCCAGACAGCCTGGATCAGCCGCGACCCGCGCCGGAGTACGGCAGCAGGGCCATCTCACGAGCATTCTTGATCGCCTGGGCGATCTTGCGCTGCTCCTGGACGGACACGCCGGTCACCCGGCGAGCACGGATCTTGCCTCGGTCGGAGATGAACTTCCGCAGCAGGGCGGTGTCCTTGTAGTCAATGACCTTGATGTCAGCAGCCTTCAGCGGGTTCGCCTTGGGCTTCGGCTTCTTGAGTTCAGCCTTTGCCATCGTGGTGCTCCTTCTTCAGATCGGAGCCCGCAGGTGCTTCCTGCGGGATGGTGAACAGGATTAAGTGGTGAGCCTGCCTCAGAAAGGAGGCTCGTTGCTGTCAGGAGTGTCCCAGCCGCCACCGGAGGGCTGTCCGCCCCACGGGTCAGAGGAGCCGCCGGAGGGCTGCTGGCCGCCACCGCCGCCGAAGGAGTCTCCCCCTCCGCCGAAGCCGCCACCGGCAGCAGCGCCACCGCCGAAGCCTGCACCGCCACCACCGCTGGAGAAGCCGCCGCCGCCTCCGCCGCCGCGGCTCTGACGCTGCACGCTCGCCGTGGCGAAGCGCAGCGAGGGGCCGATCTCGTCGACGTCGAGCTCCCAGGAGGTGCGACGCTCGCCCTCCTTGGTCTCGAAGGAGCGGGCCTTCAAACGGCCCTGGGCGACCACACGCATCCCCTTGGTCAGCGACTCTGCGGCGTTCTCCGCAGCCTCCCGCCAGAGGGAGCACCGGACGAAGAGCGTCTCGCCGTCCTTCCACTCATTCGCCTGACGGTCGAAGAATCGCGGCGTGGAGGCGATGCTGAAGTTCGCCACGGCTGCACCCGAGGGGGTGAAGCGCAGCTCCGGGTCAGCAGTCAGGTTCCCGACAACGGTGATGATGGTCTCGCCGGCCATATACAGCTCCTATGGTTCATGCCTGACAGGGTTCGGGCCTCGCGGCCCGTCCACCAGAGGATCAGCTGATGCGCTGGTCCTCAGGACGGATGATCTTGGTGCGCATGATCGTCTCGTTCAGGCGCAGCAGTCGGTCGAGCTCGGCAGCCGAGTCCGGGGTGGAGTGGAAGTTCACGACGGCGTAGATCGCCTCGTTCTTCTTCTTGATCTCGTAAGACAGGCGACGACGTCCCCAGACGTCGATCTCCTCGACGGAGCCGCCGTCCTTCTTGACGATCTCCATGTACTTGCCGAGAGTCGGCTCCACAGTGCGCTCATCCACCTCGGGGTCGACGAGCACCATCAGTTCGTAGTGACGCATATGTGAACCCACCTCCTTCGGTCTTGCGGTCACGGGCTTTCCGTAACAGGAGGTTCATTGCGTGCGTGTCTGCGCAGGTCAGCTCGGAGGGCGGGGATCCCGGCCTCCACCCGCAGGCGGGCACACTGAACGAGCGTCAGACAACCTGCACCATGTTACCGGTTCCGCGCCTCCGAGACTAACCGGCTCCGATGACAGGTGGAAGAGCCTGTGTCGCGCCCCCGGCTGCGGCCCTGGCCTCGCTCACTCCGGGCTCACACCGTCAGCTCGGCGGTGAAGAAGGCCGCCGCCGCGTCACGCAGGTGGGCGACGTCGTCGACCCCGCACATCTCGCGGGCCGAATGCATGGACAGCAGCGGGATCCCGACGTCGACGGTGCGGATCCCCAGCCGGGTGGCGGTGATGGGGCCGATCGTCGACCCGCAGGGGACATCGTTGTGGGAGACGAACTCCTGACTGGGGATGTCCGCGGCCCGGCAGACCTGCGCCCACATGGCCGCCCCCGGGGCGTCAGTGGTGTAGCGCTGGTTGGCGTTGATCTTCAGCAGCGGCCCTGCGTTGGGCAGCGGACGGTTGGCCGGGTCGTGACGCTCCGCATAGTTGGGGTGCACTGCGTGGCCAGCGTCGGAGGAGAGGTGCCAGGAGGCGGCAAAGGCCTGCGCGCGCTGCCCCGCCGTCGCCCCCAGCCCCTCGTAGATGCGGTCCAGCACCTCCTCCAGGAACGGCCCTGCGGCCCCGGAGCGGGAAGCCGAGCCGAGCTCCTCATGGTCGAACGCGGCCAGCATAGGGATGACTGCACCATCGGCGGCCTCGGCGGCCTCGGCGGCGATCTGCTCCAGAGCGGCGAGACCGGCCTGCACCGAGGAGAGGTTGTCCAGCCGACCGGAAGCGAGGAACTCCCCGGCGCCCCGGCGCCCTGCCCCGAAACGGGCCGGAGCCTGGGCATCGGCGACCACGAGGTCGTATCCGTCCACCTGCTCCGGATCCACTCCGGCCACCTCGGCGACCACAGCGAGCACATCCGTCTCCGCGGCGGCCTCCGGGGACCCGGCCAGCCCCAGAATGGGTGCGGTGTGGGTCTGCTTGCCGAGTGTGAGCCCGTCGTTGACCTTCCGGTCCAGGTGGATGGCCAGCTGCGGGATGCGCGCCACCGGGCCGGTCGCGGCCAGGTGGGTGGCGCCGTCGCGGGTGACCAGCCGGCCCGCCAGCCGCAGCTCCCGGTCCAGCCAGGAATTCAGGAGCGGGCCCCCGTACACCTCCACACCGGCCTGCACCCAACCGTGGCTGATGACCGTGGACTTCGGCTTCAGCTTGAATCCGGGGGAATCCGTGTGAGCGCCCAGGATCCGAAGCGGGGTGGCCGCCGTCGCGCCCTGCGGGATGATCCAGGCCAGCACGGCCCCGTCCCGGACCACGACGTGACGTCCGGGCGTCACGGGCCAGTCCTGGTGCTCGCCGAGCTGGGTGAACCCGGCCTCCACGAGACGCTGGGCCGCCACGGACGCCGCATGGTACGACGACGGCGAGGCGCTCACATAGGAGGCGAGGTCCTCGATGAGCTCGTCTCCGGTGAGCGGGGAACTGGTGAGGGTGTCGGAGGTCTCAGGCATGGCTTCATCCTACTGATCGGTCAGCTGACACCACGCGGGGGCGGCTCAGTGCGGCACGGGCGACCCCGGCGTAAAGTCGTCAGGTGACACTCGACACCGCCGTCGACACGACCGAGGAGCAGCCATGAACACGGTGCACGTGACGATCCTGATCCTGTATCTGGTGGGCCTCGTCGCCACCGGCCTCTGGTTCAGCCGCACGAAGAAGATCTCGACCGGCGATGACTTCATCTTCGCCGGGCGGCAGCTGCCCACGATCGTCATGGTGGGCACGCTGGTGGCCACTTGGGTCGGCTCCGGAACCATCATCGGCGGCGCGAGCTTCGTCTACAGCTACGGCCCCCTGGCCTCCCTCATCTTCTTCGCCGGGACCCCGCTGGGCATCCTGGTCCTCTATGCCCTCGCTCGCAGGATCCGTGTGTCAGGCTCCTACACGGTCCCGCAGATCCTGGAGATGCGGTTCGGCATCTCGGTGCGGATGCTGGCCGCGGCCATCACGATCCTCGCCTACGTCGGGATCGTGGCCTACCAGTTCACCGGCGGCGGCAGCATCATCTCCCTGGTCACCGGGCTGACTCCGGGCCAAGGAGCGATCATCGCCACGCTGATCATCACCTTCCTCGCCCTGGGCGGCGGCCTGAAGTCAGTGGCCTGGTCAGACTTCTTCTCTGCGGCGATCATCGTCACCGGGCTGCTCATCGCCGTACCGATCGTGCTGGGTCGCACCGATGGATTCACCGGATGGTGGGAGGACCTGCCGACGGAGGCCACCACCCTCTCCGGCGGGCTCAGCGCCCTGGCCCTGCTGGGCTACTTCCTGCCGACCTTCCTGCTGATCATCGCCGATCAGAACATGTACCAGCGGCTCGGCGCCTCGCGTGACCCGGCCTCGGCCCGGCGGGCGATGGCGGGCATGTTCTTCGCCTCCTTCCTGATCTACTTCCCGGTGATCGTGCTGGCCACCGCGGCGATCACCCTGATGCCCGATGCGGAGCCCGGCGACGCGGTCCTGGGCCTCGCCTCGGCCGGCCTCATGCCGACGGTGCTCGGCGGACTGATCCTCGCCAGTGCGCTGGCCTTCATCATCACCACCGGCTCCAGCTTCCTGCTCTCGGTGGGCAGCAACATCGTCTATGACGGATTCGCACGCTTCACCCGCGGTGGGCTCTCCGACCGGAGCAGGCTCCTCATCCACCGGATCACCATCCTGGTGATCGCCGCCCTGGCGTACGTGCTGGGCACGTTCTTCCCCACGGTGCTGGAGCTGCAGATGTACTCCTACACCGTCTACGGGGTCGCACTGGTTCCGCCGCTGATGGCCGCCTTCTTCTGGCGGCGCGCCACCACCGCCGGGGTGCTG
It contains:
- a CDS encoding single-stranded DNA-binding protein, which produces MAGETIITVVGNLTADPELRFTPSGAAVANFSIASTPRFFDRQANEWKDGETLFVRCSLWREAAENAAESLTKGMRVVAQGRLKARSFETKEGERRTSWELDVDEIGPSLRFATASVQRQSRGGGGGGGFSSGGGGAGFGGGAAAGGGFGGGGDSFGGGGGQQPSGGSSDPWGGQPSGGGWDTPDSNEPPF
- a CDS encoding glutaminase — its product is MHSPIPDYLLEVLESCAQDRSGELADYIPELASADADRHALALGTTDGVSYSAGDAEAQFTIQSVSKPFVYALAIDDIGLEAVRARVGVEPSGEAFNELSLEGGTGRPLNPMINAGAIATHQLVSTEGCEPLDDGAPERLARTESVRARTGRVLAGLSAFAGRELHIDYSVAESEFEESYRNRAIANMLRTHDIIGGEPTEAVRGYIDQCAVLVTVRDLALMAATLAGGGVHPVTGTQVVSAAAARQTLSVMATCGMYDGSGRWLARIGIPAKSGVSGAIIGVLPGQVGIASFAPRLDSEGNSVQGVEMFERLSQDMGLHLMSAEQPAAAAVRGITREEGPAGAATTRVALQGALRFTGAERVLREVVAVDADHGLAETVVLDLTQVQGLSSTAVRMLRELIRRLELDGHTVPLEDPGGLLEDR
- the rpsF gene encoding 30S ribosomal protein S6, with translation MRHYELMVLVDPEVDERTVEPTLGKYMEIVKKDGGSVEEIDVWGRRRLSYEIKKKNEAIYAVVNFHSTPDSAAELDRLLRLNETIMRTKIIRPEDQRIS
- a CDS encoding LLM class flavin-dependent oxidoreductase — encoded protein: MQFGIFSIGDVTPDPTTGRTPTEHERIRATVEIARKAEEVGLDVFAIGQHHNPPFVAPANPPILMGHLAAQTDHILLSTATTLITTTDPVRLAEDYAYVQHLAEGRVDLTLGRGNTGPVYPWFGKDIRSGIPLAVENYALLHQLWRETEVDWQGRYRTPLQNFTSTPRPLDDVAPFVWHGSIRSPEIAEQAAYYGDGFFHNNIFWNKEHTGRMVDLYRERYEHYGHGTAEQAIVGLGGQVFMRRNSQDAVREFRPYFDHAPVYGGGPSLEEFTEMTPLTVGSPEQVIEKTLSFREYAGDYQRQLFLIDHAGLPLETVLEQVELLGEEVVPVLRQEVAARAPEGTPEPPTHGSLVRRRAAGGDPIPGGRKKSAEAAES
- a CDS encoding sodium:solute symporter family protein, whose protein sequence is MNTVHVTILILYLVGLVATGLWFSRTKKISTGDDFIFAGRQLPTIVMVGTLVATWVGSGTIIGGASFVYSYGPLASLIFFAGTPLGILVLYALARRIRVSGSYTVPQILEMRFGISVRMLAAAITILAYVGIVAYQFTGGGSIISLVTGLTPGQGAIIATLIITFLALGGGLKSVAWSDFFSAAIIVTGLLIAVPIVLGRTDGFTGWWEDLPTEATTLSGGLSALALLGYFLPTFLLIIADQNMYQRLGASRDPASARRAMAGMFFASFLIYFPVIVLATAAITLMPDAEPGDAVLGLASAGLMPTVLGGLILASALAFIITTGSSFLLSVGSNIVYDGFARFTRGGLSDRSRLLIHRITILVIAALAYVLGTFFPTVLELQMYSYTVYGVALVPPLMAAFFWRRATTAGVLSSMILGVIVTILWEQLADSELNAVIVSLPVAVIALLVVSLLTTPRAEALPDELAEPDPEIDPQKER
- the rplI gene encoding 50S ribosomal protein L9 — translated: MAKLILTQEVSGLGAAGDIVDVKDGYARNYLLPRGYALAWTKGGEKDVERIRAARKSREIATVEEAQAVAEKLQSQPVKVSVKTGESGRLFGTVGAAQIAEAVEAAGLGSIDKRTVEIPERIKAVGSYAATVKLHSDVTASIDLQVVAGK
- a CDS encoding M18 family aminopeptidase, with the translated sequence MPETSDTLTSSPLTGDELIEDLASYVSASPSSYHAASVAAQRLVEAGFTQLGEHQDWPVTPGRHVVVRDGAVLAWIIPQGATAATPLRILGAHTDSPGFKLKPKSTVISHGWVQAGVEVYGGPLLNSWLDRELRLAGRLVTRDGATHLAATGPVARIPQLAIHLDRKVNDGLTLGKQTHTAPILGLAGSPEAAAETDVLAVVAEVAGVDPEQVDGYDLVVADAQAPARFGAGRRGAGEFLASGRLDNLSSVQAGLAALEQIAAEAAEAADGAVIPMLAAFDHEELGSASRSGAAGPFLEEVLDRIYEGLGATAGQRAQAFAASWHLSSDAGHAVHPNYAERHDPANRPLPNAGPLLKINANQRYTTDAPGAAMWAQVCRAADIPSQEFVSHNDVPCGSTIGPITATRLGIRTVDVGIPLLSMHSAREMCGVDDVAHLRDAAAAFFTAELTV
- the rpsR gene encoding 30S ribosomal protein S18 yields the protein MAKAELKKPKPKANPLKAADIKVIDYKDTALLRKFISDRGKIRARRVTGVSVQEQRKIAQAIKNAREMALLPYSGAGRG